From the genome of Lutra lutra chromosome 8, mLutLut1.2, whole genome shotgun sequence:
AGAGCGCAGGGCCGGTAGGATCACACCAGGCTCAGACGGCATCTGATTCCATCCAAGAAGGGGGGACCGGGAGCCAGCCGAAGGCCCTGTTGTGGGGTGCAGGACTGTGTGCTGTCCTGGGACCCGGCTGTCTCTTCTCCTTTGCACTCAGATTAGCAAGAACCGTTGGGAGACCTTCAAAAGACAGGACAGCCGCGGGCCGCCCCAGCGGAATCCCAGCAAGGGCggcctccctctctttcccccaccgTCCGCAGACGTGGTCCTCCTCTCACTTCTCCACCGTAGCTGGTTCCCCACGCAGCCTCTCCAGTGCTGGTCCCTCGGCGTCCAGCTTCCGCCCCCTCCGATGCCCCAGCTCCTCTGACCCGGGTGGGACCTCTCTCGCCCTCTGCACAAACACAGCTCGGAAGTACAAGCGACTCAACGCCCCGAGCATCCTGGACACTGAGGGACAGAAAGTCCAcgtggaatcaagcccccatTGCCCACAGCATCGACCTCAACAGCCCCCAGCCCTCACTCCTGCTTCCTAGAAGGACCACTTCCCAAATAAAGCATCCGCACCCAAGCCTCGCCTCCGACTCTACTCCCCCGGACGCGGTACCAGCTCACAGGGGCCGCCACAACGAGGAGGGGGAGGTTAGACGGccccaaacaacagaaatctatttgctcatggttctggaggctggaagccctcCATCAAGGTTGGTTCCTTGAGGCTGTGAGGGAAGGACCTGTTCCAGGCTGGCTTGGAGACAGTCGTCCCCTCCTCATGTCCTCATGTCCTTCTCTGGGCCCCAACTTCCCCTTTTATTAGGACATCAGTCACGTGGGATCGGGGCCCATCCTCTGACCTTGCTCTCACTTCATTATCTCTGTAAAGAACCTGCCTCCAAATAGAGTCGTATTCTGAGGTACCGGAGGTTAGGGCTCTTGTATATGAATctggggaggcggggggaggcGGGGACGCCACAGAACCCCGGGGACGGTGTGGGCTCAGTGGGAAAGCCCGGAGGAAGAAAATCGCAGCCAGTTCGGCCGCTATGGATTCAGGCCCTGCTGCGAACGCCAGAGAGCCTCTCggaggttttttgtttgggaaaatagaattatttccgtattttttttccacatgggGCACATCTTGCAGACCACTGGGCCCAATATTTAGCCATGAGAGGAGCAGAGGACGCCGCATGTTGCCCGGACGGGCCTCTTACGCCAAGTTGGGGACTCTgacaagaaaggaacaggagCCTATGCCCTGGGATGAAAACATTTGGGATGAGGGGTTTGAGGAGTCTTCTGGCCCCTGGAGCTGGCAAGGGGCAGCTGGTCACCCTGACTGGGGAAGGCAGGCCTCTTGCCCGGTGACCGTGGGAAGGCCTTACCCGGGGCAGGAGCCTCTCCAGATTACACTTTTTCTTCTCAAGATTCACCTCCACCTCCTTTCCTGACCCCAGCATGGACCAAGCAGGGAAGCCCTCCTCGGCCCAGGAGGAAATCACTCACCCGCCCCCAGTGCTACGGAGCTGCTGACACCCCCGAGCAGGAATGAGGGGTACGTGCAGGGGGGGCTTTGACGCTTGCGGACTGAGTGGGGCGATAAACGGCCCAGGAGAGTACCGCCCCCCGACTTGGGGGTTACCCGCCTGACCAGGACCCCTGCCACGGGCCCCGGCACCCTGCCACGACGGCCCTGTGAGGCCAGGGCCTGGCGACAGCCCACTCCGGGATGGAGACGCTGTGACGAGGGGTCTGAAGCCCCTTTTTGTTGTTTAGCCACTGGTAGCTTTTAAGCCTcactccccactcctccccttgCACCATCCCGGTGATTCATCTGCCGTGGGTTCTGTTGtgtccccgcctccccccacctcccacggACTTCCTGCTTCTGCAACCATGAGCAGATGTATTTCTGGTTTTGGGGCCACCAAATGGACAACTCTGGGAGACGTGGCTGTACTTGTCAGGTCATCTCAAGTGGAATGACACAGCTGCCCACAATGGTGACCTCAGGAATGCACCTTCCCgtgacttttcttccttccccaaccCGTGCTACCCCCTCACTCCTGCTCCTGGGATCACTCCCCAGAGAAAACTCCTGTCTTGGGCTCTGCTTCTGGGGGTGACCGAGGTACCtccaaacctgcttctccttcagcctCCGTCCAGATGAAGAACCACCATCCACTCAGAGGTCCAAACTGGAAACCCGGGCATAATCGTGACACCTCCCTCACCGTCCCACCAAACCACTGCCCAAGTCTTGACAAGTCTCCCACCTAAGTCGACCTCCAGCCTCTCTGTTCTCCCTCCTTCACAGACATGTCCCTGGCTGTGGCCACCACCACTCCCTGCCTGGGTGGCCGCGGGGAGGGCTGGAACATGAGCTGATTCTTTACCTGCTGTCACCAACCCTTGTGCGCCCCTGTCCAGCCTCTGCCCTGAGCCCGGGGCGAACCTAAATGCAGAGAAGCTTAGAGGACTCTCCCAGCTGTCACTCATTTTGGCCCCTACCACCACCCTCTGGGCTCAGACAGCTGTGCTCTGCTTGGCTACCGGGACACTGACCACCCCCTGGGCTCTAGAAGAGAACATACttggcaggaggcagagaaaaggtGAAGACATCAGAAGCACCACTGGGTCTCGGATGATACCCTGCGGGGACGTGCCAGCTTCCACTTCCCTACACCCCCCTGCCCCAATTCATCTCACTGTACAACTGGAGGCTCTGGAAATGGGCTGGCCTAAGATCATGGTCGGTAACTGGTGGACCTGGGACCTCCGTCCCAGGCTGCTACCCTGGGGGTTGGAGTTCCTCCCCAGGCCCAGCTGTGACCCTGCCAAAAGCAAAGGCTTGAATGCAAGAGCTTTTTTCAAAATCATCTTTAATgtatctttaataatttttttgccTCATTTACCAGATAAATCATCTAAATAAATAGATGCTATACAGTCTCTTACCAAGATCAGTACAAAAATAAACCGCGCTCTGCACCCGCTCTAGCcctcccagcacacacacactcggAAAAGGCATGTGCTTGGAATCAGCCTGCACCCCCAACCCTCCCAAATACATTCACGTTGTCTGAACAAAGCTCGCCGCTCATTCCGTGCAAAGGCGGCGTTCTTGTGCTGAGACGTGGAGGCCGGGGCCGGGGCTTCCGAAGAGAAGCTAAGCCACCCCCCACGGGCACAGCGCCTCCCCCTGCGGGTGGGGAGTCAGCAATGGGACCATCCCCTTGGAGGGATGACAGGGCTCGGCTGGGCATGGCAAGTGGCcgtgccaggggtgggggaatcCTCTCCTGGCCCCATCCCACAGCAAGAGGAAAGTACCACCCATGCTCTCTACATTCAAAATgggcgggggctggggagggaaggacaggctGTCCAACTCGTTCTAAGCGCCCCCACCCGGGCGAGTACTGGCcttctggggaggggtggggtggggtgggagctcAGTGTCCCAGGCCCCGCTGGGATGCTCAGGGCTGGACAAAGGTCTGCAAGACCACATCCAGCCCCTCATAGAGGTCTCCGTCCTGGGGAGCCGTGGGGAGCCCCGGCTCACAGGGTTCTGTTCTCTCTGAGCTGCGGGATGCCCTGTGCGTCACAAAGGGCTGAGGAAGAGGCAAGATCTGTCCAGCGGCAGCAGAAAGTCAGCTGTCTCGCTCCACAAAtggcccccagccccgcctcccCAAATTGCACAAACAGCTCTTTGAAAGAGCCCGTGAGGCAGGACGAGGTCCCACGTCCCCTGAGGGTGGGCTGTAGGCCTTCTACTGCATGCCGCAGGCCCAACCCCAAAGCCACAGCCAACAGCATTCGATCagagaggaccccccccccccggcccctgcCACTGGGCCACCTCCACTCCACCACCCTCACGTCTGTTGGGAGCCCGTGTCCTGGGAGAGACCCCCAACTCCAAGTTGCCCTTCCGGGACCCAGGGTCTCACAGCCGgacggggcaggggcaggggtaactctgctgcccctccttccctggccCGCCCCCATATACTCCTCTAGAGTCAACTTCCTGGGCTGGGAGGAACCACTAGAGGGGACCACCCCCCAATGGAAGCACTGAATTGACCCTGGACAAGGAAGGAttaaggaggaaggggagatagAGAGACTCAGGGATTTAGGAAGCTTGCCAGCAGGGCACCCCAAACAAAAATGGGGTCTAGGCTGTCTTTGGTTTGGGAACTTGGAAAGAAGGGGTCTGGGGTAAGAATCACCCTATCCTCATCTCAGCAGGGTTCTGCTGACTTCCTCAGGACAAAGCAGAGCGGGGACAGGGCCCCACCTCCTAGTGCCCCAACTCAGGATAGCGGAAGTGGAGGGAGCCGGCCTTCTACTTTTGCTTCCCTGGTGCCCAGCCCCACCTGGCTTTTTCTCCCTTACTGGgctggagaaggggcaggggaatAGCCCCTCCTCCTGACCTGGGAAACTACTCGGCCACAGGGCACATCTGTGCAGACGAGAGCCCCTCGTCTGGCAGCCACAGCCCCTTGCTGGCTGGGCTTATACACAGCCTGACCCACCATCCAGGGCAGCCCCACTGCAGGAAGACATGGCAGAGGTCCCCTCCCCTGCAGGAACACTAGGTCACTCCAGGCTGTGGCATTTAGGTTGAATGGGGAGGGGAcgtggaagggaaggaggaagggtttCAGGAGTTGGAGGCTGCCCTGAGAAGGTGGTGGGacgctccctccctctctgggaggACAGCAAAAGAGAAGAGTGGGTAGGGTTGAAAAGTCACCTGAGTCAGAGAAAACGAGAGCCCCTCAGGGGAGGAAGGACGGGGCCCAAGTGCCTCAGAGCCTGTGCTGACCCTCGGCACCCCTGCAGCTGGCCGGGGGAAGTCCCAGCCCCGCACCACATGCCCGGAGCCTcggaagccacctggccctgcGCGGACAGCTGTGAGCAGACTGCGTCGGGAGAGACCCTGTCCCGTGACGTGCTGAGCAAGGCTAGTAAGTGTGGGCTGCCCGTGACAAGTTCTGAGGTGGAGTCACCCCACAATTCACCAGGTCGGGGTTTCTAAACCGGAGGTTTGCAAAACCCACTGTGCGCGACTGCAGACACAATGCCTGCGGTCCCGGCGTCCCGGGGCTGTGTGTGCACGCCCATGTGGCTGGGTGTGCACATGAGTGTTTCTCACAGGCCAGGTGATGTGGGGGGGCTCCCAGGGAGAAGGGGCCCAGCTGGCAGCCACCCCCAGGGAAGGGCATGGGGTGCACCCCACAACCTCAAaggcctcctcctgcccctcgtCTTGACCGGGTCATAGTTGGTCAAAGCCAGCCTCCATGTCCCACCACAAAGCTGGAGTGGAAAGTTAAAAACaaggactccccccacccccaaaaaggaaaagggaaaccaTCCAGaaaggcaggagtggggggctCAAGGGAGAGGGTTTGGGCCCTCCCATTCTCCTTTGGTTCCTGGGACCAGCTGCTGCGTCTCTAGAGAACGGTGAGGGAAGCATCCGAGAACAGGTGGCCCGGTCTCCAGCCTGGCCCGGAGAGGACCCCCTGACTGGCAGGGCAATGCCAGGCCGCCTCAGCCAGCCCCCAGAACAGACCACTGAGCCTTTCTGTAAATGTCAGGCGCAGAGAAAGGGGGCGAGGTGGCGGGAAGTGGCGGGAAAGTGTCGGGATCTtgccccctgctcctgttccatatttttttaaataaaataattaccctgcccccaacccctccccatctctggaAGTCCCCACCCCAAGCCCAAAAGCAAACAGtttaggaagaataaaaatgaggaCTCAGAACTTCCCGCCGCGGTCCCGGAAGAAACCCTCAGCCGCCTGGGCCTCGCGGAAGGTGACCGTGACGGAGTTGGCGGTGATATCGGTCACTGTCACTTCACTTGGGGGGAGCACAGGAGTCCAAGGAGGGGGGCCCTCGGCCAGGTCTCCATCTGCGGCAGGCAcgggagaaagatggagagatgAGGACGGCCCTGACCACAGCACCGGGAAGGCGGGAGCAGGAAGTGGGGGCGGCATGCAGACCCCTGCCCGCCCAGCTCTGGGCCTGGCTCAAGGCTGGACACCCAGGAGGAGGTCACTGCATTTGTCCTCCCTGCCTGGACCACCCTGCCGCAGCAGGGTCACAGGAAGGGCTGGAGCGGTGCCAGTGCCCCACGGGCTAAGTGGCCTCGGGATCGCCCTGGGCCCTCTCTGGGCATGGCAGCAACTGGACCTGCCGACTCCAGGGACCTCCCCAGCTCTCAGGGACTCCAGGCTGGGGCCGAGGGGCCACCTTACCCTCCTCCTCGGGGGGCTGCTCAGCAGGCTCCCACTCGCTGGCCGCCTGCAGGACGTCCGGGGCTGCTGGCTCCTGCAGGAAGAGCTCCCGTGGATGGCTGTGACTCTCCAGGTCAGGCCCGCGGGGCGGGAACTTCTTGCGTGAGAGCCGCAGGTACTTGTGGGCCTTGCGCGGCTTGCGGAGCGGGAAGGGCAGGGCGGGCACCAAGGGGCCCTTGTCCACCAGCTCGGGCGCCCCTGCCTTGACCACCCCCTCAGGGCTCCCGCTGCCGAGTGGGCAcgtcagggagaagcagagcttcTCCTTGCCCTTGGCCTTGTGGGAGCTCCGCAGGTCCATGCTGTACAGCCGCTGCGGGGGCAAGCCAGGGCACGGCGGGtcagccctgccctccccgccgCTGCCgcgcctttgctcatgctgttcctcCCGCCTGGAGTGCCCTTCCCCGTGTTCCGTGGCCCGGAGCCAGCCATTACCCAGCCCCACCAACCCGGCCCAGAAAGCCACCCCTGACCAGCCCCAGCCTCAGGTCTGGCCTGGGGCCACCACATCTCCCTGAGGGGTAGCAGGGGGCTCAGGGACGGAAGCCGCACAGTAGGAGAGCATCCCAGAGGACAAATTTTAAACTGGCCAAGAAAAAGCAAATCTGGATTTATGAAGCAGATAAACTACGGAGTTATTCATCACGGGGAAGGTATGTTTGCCTACTAAAGGACCCCCAGGGCTGAAAGAGCCAGCTTGCCAAGGAGATGGTGTGACGTGGATGCCCTGAGATTCTTGGGCAAGTACTCAAGGGGGGCACATGGCACTGGGTGCCCCGTGTCACGCAGCCACGGGGACGGGGCTCTGCCCGCAGCCCACAGGCTACTCCTTAGCCCCAAGCTGTGGCCCAGCCCTCTGGCGATGCCACCTCGCACTCTTGTTAAGATGGGGCTGGAGGACACGTGTTCTACCACCGGAGGGCTGCAGTTCTGTACTCCAGGATTTGTCTCACTGACTCGGGCCAAGAGGTGCACAAATCCAAGGAAGATCTTTGGTGCTAAGGCCCGGGTCCCTCCAGGACAATACCTTCTACGGCCACCCGTCACCAGAGGCCAAGAGCCCCCAGGAAGAGAGTGAGGCCGTGAGATGGGGCCTATAGGTCAAACGCTCCCCAGCTGGGAGCAGAGATCATACCCACAGGCCCCAGTCTCTCGTCCTGCCCGCGTAGGCCTGGCACT
Proteins encoded in this window:
- the CBX7 gene encoding chromobox protein homolog 7 isoform X1, which produces MELSAIGEQVFAVESIRKKRVRKGKVEYLVKWKGWPPKYSTWEPEEHILDPRLVMAYEEKEERDRASGYRKRGPKPKRLLLQRLYSMDLRSSHKAKGKEKLCFSLTCPLGSGSPEGVVKAGAPELVDKGPLVPALPFPLRKPRKAHKYLRLSRKKFPPRGPDLESHSHPRELFLQEPAAPDVLQAASEWEPAEQPPEEEDGDLAEGPPPWTPVLPPSEVTVTDITANSVTVTFREAQAAEGFFRDRGGKF